DNA from Tachysurus vachellii isolate PV-2020 chromosome 22, HZAU_Pvac_v1, whole genome shotgun sequence:
TGATGGGAAACATGTCCAAGTCATGTCTATGTAGGACAAAGTCTACTTCCTGTCTGCATATTTGCGTAGTGGCTTGGATTCCTGAATCATGGAGGACTGTGTAGCATACTAGGGACATTGAATTTTATGAGTATGAGGCATTTACTTTACAGAAACGCCACACGTGATGGCGCTGCTGCAGAGCAGAGATGCTACATTCGGTGTCCTCTGAGCGGAGTGAACAGAGCGCCTCTCTTCTCCTCACTAAAAAGGGTCCTCACCATATTTGGACTGGCTGCATGTGAGTATTTCAAATCCAAACAGTCAGGAAGCAAAACGCAGTTCCCTCGGGGAAGCTAACGGAGCCACATCAGCGAGTGCAGCTCAGGAATTCCCGACTCTAACCGGCTTTCCGTCTACATTCGTACTTTCAGGCGCCTTGCTCTTGCTTTGATCATAAAAATTCTACACCATTTCTaggttttgggtttttttttggtcattctCATTAAATGCACAGAAGTATGtattacacacaaatattatCAGTAATACTGAAGCATTCacacctaaaaataaaaaaagggtaATATTCCATTCATCGTAAcctttcagatttgtttttcaatattttttttctgtgcaagaacaatttcttttgtttaaattatttaaaaatattaatgtcatttaaaaaaaaattgtattcaaataatgttttttttaaaatagttatttattcttttttttggtttgtttctaAAGAAGATTTTAATATATACTGTTTCGGATCTCTTCCTGAAAGAGTTAAACTTGgattaaaaagtgaatttaaTTGAGATCAActcattaatttaataaaattgaattaaactgaGACTGAGACATTTCTTAACTGTTAATTGACTGAAATGTTAACAAGTGaatctgtgcacacacacacagacacacacagacacacacagacacactcacactcactcacactcactcacacacactcactcacactcactcacactcactcacactcactcacactcactcactcactcacactcactcacactcactcactcacactcactcacactcactctcactcactcactcactcactcactcactcactcacactcactcacactcacactcactcacactcactcacactcactcacactcactcacactcactcacactcactcacactcactcacactcactcacactttgtggattatattataaattatactcTCATATGAAGGCCATGATACAGTATTAGTATGCATGTCCATAAAAGGGCATCCTTTAACTGCCATGGCTCGAGGATGAGCAAAGGCGGAGGGGTTTGGCTCGCTACCTATATACATGCCACTTACCAGTCGGTACACAAGCAGTGGTCTGATTAAACAGATATTTGGGGAGATGTTATGGTTTGTTTTTGATCTTTTCAGTGCAATTTCTTTTCAGTACATGTTGTGCATCATGTGTTGAACATAAGCTCCCTGATAAGTCTTTCCTTACATCTTCTGTATCCTTTACTCGCAGGATCTGTTCTCTGAGATCCGCCAGGTCGTTAAACGTGGACTGCGCTGTGATGGAGTAGACGAGAGCGAAGCCCTGGCCGTTCTTCATGTACAGGTCTCTCATCGCCGTGAACTGCTCCTGTTACgggaaaagaaacatttttactgataaaaaaaaatgaaaaattgctTTAAAAGTGCATTCCATTTACAAACGTATATAAACGGTGAAATATTACATGAGTCTAAAAGGTTTTACTGTCacggaataaataaatgaaaatattatacTCATCATAAACTTTGAGATTAGTTTGGATTTATTTACCCACAGTAATGTTTACACATCACTGACATTTGGCttctttaacttttttcttCAGAAGGCTTCCTGTTCACTACATATGGTAGAACATCTTTAGTGCAATAAATACCCAGTGTTCAGGAACAATGTTAAGAATGCAAATGAATCATAAGTCTTCAGGCAACTGATGGGATGTAAAACTGATTGGAATCACATGTTCGAGTCCCGGACGTTGCCGCGGTCATCCGTAATTAGTTGTGCTTTCAGGGTAGAATTGGTTCAAGCAATGGCATTGGTCTCTTTTCTGTCAGTCAATCACAGTGGTAGGCTTCTGAGTTTGTATATACACAGAAGAGAGCAGATACTGAGTGTGCTTTACTCCGAGTGTGTTAGTCTGCTCAGTCACATAGCCGCTCTAAAAGATGGGCTTGGATGACTTTACctgtctaaagccctattctgacgggattagttttacgtggggacatGGGGGTagagtaattattaccagagcttctctgtgattttagtcccttccgaatgtgccatctcggtaatcattacggacaatgtcagtaaagattacggtgacttttaccttctgtaaaaaggtccggaaaaatgacctcaggtaattctaatcccgtccgaatagacccgctgtaaatatgtacggtaaaattccgtcaaatcctgtttaaaagtagtttttggcgcgttttgcaagcatggaggcgccatgttgtctgtctgataacaggaagcaacgtcatacgcacatgacgacaaggtggttactgtggtgcgtaaagcgagttacccctcccacttctgctagttttactgagatgtcttgtcccgtgcgaattggccaattaatattgcagacgtcctgaggtaaaattgcattactccacgtgcccacataaaactaatcccgtccgaatagggcttaagaggAAACAGAGATTTGCCTCCCTGGTTGGTGGTCAGAGCTGGAGGGTGGGCGGGATTTGGCCAGAGCCAAAATATTTAGGAAAAtcgtaatttttttatttttttttttacaaactgaattttaaaactttcccttttttttttctactttactGTCTGCATTTTGTTAGCAGTCCTGGACCCTAGAGGGGCTTCAACCTGAATCTAGAAGCCTCCTGAACACTGTTTTAATTCAAATAATTCCTACTGATCCCCAAAAGAAAGTCAGtcttgtttatatataaaactaagACAGTGAAACTTCTCTACTACCAGAATCGAGCTTTAGCGTGGCTCATAAATCACCAGTTTCACTGTATGAGATATTCACGTCTAGCCCTGTTTCCTGCACTAATGTCACCTCAGTTGACTTCTCCTCCATGCGGTTGAGAGTTATTACTCTGAGCTAACCACATTCGCTACACACAAAACTGCTGAAATTCGTTTTCGGTGAAATGAAGAAGCCAGAACGGAGCTCGGTGCCACTTACTGTGCCGGCTGTGTCCAGAATCTCCAGCATGCACTGCTGCCCGTCCACTTCCACTTGCTATATggggaaaagaagagaaagttaATGATGCATTAGAAAGCAATGAGACTTGGAAAGATCTGGGTTTAGGTAATGAGCAGAGAAGCACAAACTACCTTTCGGTAGGAGTCTTCTATTGTGGGATCATACTTCTCGACGAAGATGCCCTGGACAAACTGTACTGTCTGTgaatcacaacacaaacatggaATTTAAATTTACACGTCATTAATCAGAACACAAATCTCATTGGTATAAAAACTGCTTGCGGAGGTGATGTTACAGGAACTCGTTGCGGAGTGATGAAGCAGGCTTAATGAAGTGTTGCGTTCCTCAACTTATCAACGattacaattttatatttattaacaaacaaattCCCATCTGTTTATACTTATGTTTAATGTGGTTAACAACATTCCTGTGATCACTTGTGTTACAGCAGCTATTAATGATCCCTTCAGGATTTCACGCtttacggaaaaaaaaaaaagacgtaaTCATGACTGACGGTTCCATatccattaaaggtggggtctcagttgtttgaaagccaatgttgacatttgaaatcaccaaaacaaacatgcccctaacccaaatgagtcccacccctgtattgatagctccgcccacacatacatacgtaacccaggcaactactggaaagaaatgtgtctatcatagctgaagggaagaacaatacgattgcagataaacaaacaagcaaaaatgacacacaagcataatcatgtaaaggacaaaggcatatattagttctgtgtaacaaagcaaaacaaacgttactcacctatcgagaaggaaaaaagagccTCGGCGTcataagtaaagttggccacatattcacagattggagtttcccgagtcaataactcctgagctaaacgctgttactacacaaaacgcggttgtagctgcgtctctacattactacgatagaaaagaggtgttatttgtgtagtaacagtgtttagctcaggagttattgactcgggaaattcgaGTATatcccatattgacaagacactcccctttctgctcattagctacacgttagttttgtttttgtttagtttggcggcccaatgcagttttctgaagcatttctcaaacaacggagaccccacctttaagtgacGTTTCCTTGTTACGAGGTCAGTCCGTGGCACTGTGCTGCTGTTTAGCTAGCTGTTTTTTCTACATGTACGGCTGCAGGAGGCGTTTATCAGAGTAAGAAGGCTGTGTTTATCCTTCTCATTAGTAGCATTAATCCATGTTTGATATGCATCTCTATATTTACTTCTCACTCgtctatataaaaacaaacatacagtcTTTGATTAGAAAAGCTTGTTAAAATATTCGGTCTAACGAAGTGAATTAATCGTTGAGCACAAGGCCGTGTGGTAACTGGAAAATATTTAACTTCATGGTGGAAACGGTAATTCCGTTGCACATCCGACCCggttgttgattgttttcctttaacagccCGGTGCAGAGTGTTTTACTCACCAGTGCGGACTTGCCCACACCTCCAGAGCCCAACACCACAAGCTTGTATTCACGCATGGCAGGATCACTTCACCAATCAGCTCCGCCGTCTAAAGGTAacaagagacagagaagagTGAGATCAggacatgtatgtgtgtgtgtgtgtgtgtgtgtgtgtgtgtgtgtgtgtgtgagagagagagagagagatcacagcGGGATCAACCTGGAGCAGAGCCCAGGGGTGTGGAAGAGTGTGAGCATGACCTCGCAAACACAAAGCAGCTGTGGATTTGGAAACAGAAACCTGTGGACTCGTCCTGTTCCTATGACATCACTTCATTAACAGCTCATAACAGCTCACATCACGCTGACTGGAACATCAGCAGGGAACACCAACGTCGACGGCTCAGAGCTCTGAACAAGTGCAAAGACTCGTACCGGGTTTAACCGGGTGCACTGACGGAAGCTAGAAGTTAATATTTGAGCGACCTTTACCTGAATCAGAAACAATGAGGATGTGGCCAGTGTTGCAACAATAAGaccaggattaaaaaaaacggAACAGaacagatggatgaatgaatattacattCATTACTTTCGCAAtgaaaaaatgatatatatatatatatatatataattattttgcaCAGGAGTTTTTAGCTTTAGaaatatcacaaaaaaacaaatttcttgtatttctcatttgtttgtttttccgtCGTTCCATGATTCTTTCTcaggtttacttttttttttttttttggtcttttaaAGGTTGCAAATAACATGAGGAATAAATTAAAGATTGCCTAAAGAATGAAACGGGGAAAGTGGACGACGTGGTGGTGAGGGGAAAATCAGCGAGGAAATCAGCAGGATTTTCCATGTGCTTCATTTTGAGAAGGTTTCAATCACCCTAAATTTATTCTGCATGGCTTGATCCCGTTCTTGTACGTCCAGGTCGACTTTTCACTTCTCCGCTCTAGCGATGTAGTGATAACCGCCTTCTCTATCGTTCATTCACAATGTAAGAAGTACAGTTCTACTGTATCCGAAACCTGTCCTAAATCCATCTGGGTTTCTGTAACCACTCCTCTGGATACATGCACGATATTATTGAATGCAAGCTGAATATAAATCAGAGCGACGGCCGCTCTCGTGCTCACACCCGTTAAGTGACTAAGGGTGAGAAATACTTTTTCCATGTAAGGCTGGAGAGCGAGGAGAGGCCGGCTGTCGTGAGGCTCCGTTAACACACGGGGTAGACTCCCTTTAGAGAGAGTGAAATCACAGAACGAAGCCGCTGCAACGCTCCCGTTTTGTTTGAAATCGTATATTTTAAGAGCCTATACAATGCCCCGGTCCTGCAAAGTCAGCTAATGGATGTGTTTTGTTAGTGAGAACTGAATTAAATCGATTCTAATAACATCAAGTGTTAGGCTATATATGCTTTCCCAAAATAACGCAGCTCAACaagaaggtcagaggtcagcagAAAGAGCGTGTGTTGGAGTACTGCCAGTTCTAAAAGCCAAACCAAACAGCTTTTGTTTTCAACTAATCTTCAGTTTCCTGCCCATTTTCTCCTAAAAACAAGACACTTGGCCACAAATTCTGAAGGACTTTCCAAACACAATATGATCAGGGATGATAgcgctcacacacatgctccagCACAGGAGAGGAAATCGTCGGCTTCGCAAAGGAAGGAGGATGTAACGAAGCTCGTCCGTCCACCTGTAACTGTCCATGTGGTTGCTGGTTGGATGTTTCTTGTGCGCTTTTCTCAAAATCACTCGCAACGTAAAGTTATTCCAAAGGTCAGGCCTTTAGTACCAGTTTGAACAAAGACATATATATGATGGCGAAGTTGTGGCAGTGTAGCGTAAGAGATTTATGCTATGGTGCTCATCAAGAGCAGATTTGCTCTTGGGCTTGTTCAGGGACAAGTTTGATATTGATTAATATCGCAGGTTTGCTTTCACACTGCAATTCCATACGATACGCCCCAAACTTTTGCAAAATGCTACTCTGTTTCCTTGTTTGAGAGTGAAGGACAGCAGAGCACGTCACCAGCAGACTATAAGGACTTTCTGCAGAATCACAAAAGCGGAAACAGTAAGCAACGTGACAATGATTACTCGAGATCTGTGATGCAGATTGTACCACAGCTTGGTGCGACAGATTGAAGCACCGGTCCACGGTTTACAACAGAGCAGGGATTGGCTTGCTGGGCCACTCTCGAGTCTGGGAAATGTTAAGTGTGAAAATAACCCAACATCCACCAATCGAAGGACTGTACAGGATTCTAAAAAGTCAAGatggcaaaacaaacaaaacctgcTAACTATATCTTAATTACCTCAGTCTGACTTTGAGAAATGTGTTCGTTCTGCACGGGTTTTTGACATCCTGTGGTAAACACTAGTGATGTCTTCTCTTGATTGTTGACATTGACGCAGACTTCATCAAGGAAAGAACTGTCCTGTCCTGCACCACTATTCCAGTGGTCCAACACACAAGCTTTAGGTGTTCCTGAGCTCACGAGTGCGTTTGTTCTTTTAAAGAATGAACCACATTAGTGGATTTGGGCAcgtactgtataatatttttgCAGTCACTTTCTCTGGCTTGTTTTGATTTTCCAGCTCAATGCTGGCTCACTTCATTGGCAGTGACAGCTCTGTGGACTTCACGGTGATATTTAACAGCAAGAAATTCCAGTAGCAAACACTACGCTTGACATCAGCTTAGGAACCCGTGAGGGAAATAAtgaagagacagagaaggaagcGGACAAATGACTGATAATTTCTGTTCCCTTAAAAAGGCGGGGACTAGATATTCGTCCTGCTGTAATTCTAACaccgttcacctgatttggatTCATATACCCACAgattaaagctgaaagtctaGAAATCTTTCATCTCCAATACACTGTCTGACCAACATCACCTCACATAACACTAAACCTAAGAGCTTCTACCCAGCAAACACGATCTCCAACGTTAGCATTTGGTTCTCTtaatctggttcctctaaaaaaaatctcttcctCGTGGCATTTTAGGAACTTGTCTTTTTTCATCGCCACTTTTACACAGATTTAACTATGGCACAGGATCGAATGAAACATCTCTGTTTGAAAACATGGGTCTGAATGGTAAGAAATCCTCAGGAACGTCATTAgcaaaaacatttactgtaatcTTTTCTAAGTGTATAGAAAGATCTATAGAAAttctatgcttttttttccccacaacagaaataaatacaaacttatCAGGctgaataatattcattcattcatttatcttctaccgcttatccgaactacctcgggtcacggggagcctgtgcctatctcaggcgtcatcgggcatcaaggcaggatacaccctggacggagtgccaacccatcgcagggcacacacacacacacacacacactctcattcactcacacaatcacacactactgacaattttccagagatgccaatcaacctaccatgcatgtctttggaccgggggaggaaaccgtagtacccggaggaaacccccgaggcacggggagaacattcaaactccacacacacaaggtggaggcgggaatcgaacccccaaccctggaggtgtgaggcgaaggtgctaaccactaagccaccgtgccccccgctgaataatatattatttaaaaataaaataaataaaaaaataaatatatatatataaatatttatataatataaataagatataaaaaaaatatacaatattcaGAACTCTACTGAAGGTTAAAAGGAAgggaatagaaataaataaataaataaatcaagagcTGGGAAATCAACTGTCGATTTCGGATTTCCCCCAAAAAGAAGTTTCCACTTAGTCAGTCTGACTTTGTCCTGATGTGTCAATTAGAGAAACAACCAACCGAGCGATTCGTCAGAGTTCTTATGTCAACCGAAACCTTGAGGTCTACAAATCTAGAAACAGGGTTGCATTTCcgttcattttttccccccctcaaGAAGTGACAGAAGACTAGCATTTCATCATTCTGTGACCACGTTCACATGGTATCTCACACCTTCTGCTCATTCTCAAAAAGTAATAGCTCGAAATCTTATCCTGATGTTAGACTATAAGCGTCTACTTACGAGGACATGAACTGGCCATAAACTGAAACTAAACCACGTGTGTAGCTCATGTAGCACcaatgtgacagacagacaggcagcttGTCTAACAGGAACTTTTAGAAAACTTTTGTCAACGAGCATTAACGCATTATTAATGCAGATGAaatgaaagctgtgtgtgttttttttcctctggagATGATTTTATAATAATTGAAGTTTTcttcaggacaaaaaaaaacattgtgcttTTCTCTGTCAAAGGATCAGCAGAGATTCTTTCTCTCATCGGTTTAAAAAGAGAccgagggaaaaaaaaataagacgcTGTAAAGTAAGTGATAGCAGGAATTAACACTAACGGTAGATTACGTGAGATAGATCAATATACGTGacgtgttgttataggaaaatacaAGTTGTTGTAAGAGTAACTGTTGATTATTGGACCTATAAAAGCAAGACAACgagatgattattttcctataacaacacgtCACGTATATTGATCTCTCACGTAATCTACCGTTAGGTTTAATTCCTGCCATCACTTACTTTACagcacctttttttctttctctctgtctctttttaaaCTGACAGAGAAAAGCACAATGTTTTTTTGTCCTGAAGAAAACTTCAATTGTTATATACATCTTAAATCtccagagggaaaaaaaaacacagctttcaTTTCATCT
Protein-coding regions in this window:
- the rap1ab gene encoding ras-related protein rap1ab, which gives rise to MREYKLVVLGSGGVGKSALTVQFVQGIFVEKYDPTIEDSYRKQVEVDGQQCMLEILDTAGTEQFTAMRDLYMKNGQGFALVYSITAQSTFNDLADLREQILRVKDTEDVPMILVGNKCDLEDERVVGKEQGQNLARQWNHCAFLESSAKSKINVLDIFYDLVRQINRKTPVEKKKAKKKSNCVLL